The region TATTGTGTTACATTTCGGGTACAAAAGGGTAAGCAAACTTCAACATGCCCTCTGCACCCATGGAGCCAACCATCCAATGGAAGAAATCATCATTAAATCAAACAGATTAAATGAAACTTGCAATCATTTGCAATCATGAGATTTAATGGCTACTAAATTCTGATATACATCTGTCAAATTTTATATCTGAAGAAAACTTTGAACTTTGGTTTCtttatttgattatttgtttgttgaaataaaAAACTTACAATAATatctaattttatttctctttcattattATGATATTTTAGGATATTAGGAttctcaaaacaggaaaaaaaaaacacatataataTGGAACTGATAGAAGAAAACTACACTTTGGTGACTGAGTTTATTCTATTAGGGTTTCCAACTCGCCCTGAACTGCAGATTGTCCTATTCCTGGTGTTTCTGATGTTGTATGGTGTGATTCTAATGGGGAACATTGGCTTGATAATGTTAATCAGAATAGATTCCTGTCTTCAAAcccctatgtatttttttctcagtaaCCTATCCTTTGTAGACCTTTGTTATTCCTCAGCCATTGTTCCCAAAATGCTGGCCAACTTCCTCTCAGAGAACAAATCCGTTTCCTATTATGGCTGTGCCCTGCAGTTCTATTTTTCCTGTACTTTTGCAGATACAGAATCCTTTATCTTGGCTgccatggcctatgatcgctatgtCGCCATCTGTAAACTTTTGCTGTATACAGTTTTGATGTCCCGGGGCATCTGTGTATGGTTGATTGTCTCGTCCTATATTGGTGGCAACATGAGTTCCCTGGTTCATACATCCTTTGCCTTTATCCTGAAATACTGTGACAAAAATGTGATTAATCACTTTTTCTGTGACCTCCCCCCACTGCTTAAGCTCTCCTGCACAGACACCTCAGTTAATGAGTGGCTCCTCTCCATGTATGGCAGCTCTGTGGAAATCATCTGCTTCATTATCATCATTATCTCCTACTATTTCATTCGTCTCTCTGTCTTAAAGATCCGCCCTTCCAGTGGgaggaagaaagccttctccaCATGTGCCTCTCACCTGACTTCTGTGGCCATTTATCAGGGGACTCTACTGTTCATTTACTCAAGGCCCAGCTCCCTGTATTCTCCCAACACTGATAAAATCATCTCGGTGTTCTACACCATTGTCATCCCAGTGCTAAATCCACTGATTTACAGTTTGAGAAACAAGGATGTAAAAGATGCAGCTAAGAAAGCTCTAAGATCAaagacagattcctcatgagatgTTCAGCTCCGGGGACTCACCCAATTCCCCAATTATAAACTCTGATTGCGAACCTGCAATGACTTTACCAGCACACATACAACTTCTCACACAAGGGATTTTACCAAGCAGCCAAATGCGTTTTCTTTTACACGCAGTCAAAAGCATTTCATAAGACTCCATTTAAAAGTGTCACAATTGCCACCAAATAAGTCAGACTAGTGTTTAAATGTTTCTAGCTTGGGGTTTATGCTCAAACAGGTTGCATCAGGCTGTCTTAGCAGATATAGTAAACAcattgtgtgtatacatgtgtgggGGGTGTCTCTATACAATATCCCATATACAAGGGTAGATTACTGGATGACAAAAGGAGCCAGATTGCTTTGGTTTACATGTCAACTGTGTGCCCAATTAATAAATAGCACCTTGAGCAAGCTACTTAATTTTCGTATGCCTGGGTTTCTTGTATGTGAATGGAGAGAATATAGTGACTACATGGTTGATTGTTGAATGACAAAGTGAATTCAGTGCTGACAATAGCACTTGAACCTTTTTAAGCACTGAATAGATGTTAGTTATTGCATGTATATCTTTATATAATATGCTCAATTTAATTAATAAAGGCATATCATACAATGAGACAGTGAGAGGCAGGACTGCTAGGAAAGCAGTAATGGAAATATCAAATCCCAAATTTGCTGAATAGCAATCCAATTCCTTGTAGATAAACTTCTGTGTCCAATCCACTCCAAAGTGCTTTGGGAATTTTTTTCTAAGTGGGAGTGGAAGAATATAGGTTAGTTACAACATAAAACATtagtttttcctttcttctgttactCTTTTTATGCACCAAAGTATTACTGAAAGTGTAAGTCATCCTTCTATAGCATCTCAGAAACAGAAGAAGCCATCTAATGTCTCACATGGTCCTGCCTGCATCCTCATGAGGAAGCCAACCCACAGACCAGGGCAGAAAACCCAGGAAAACTGAGTTTGAAAATGGAAATTGAACTATGTGctcattgaaaaatgtatttcagtAATTGATGTTTTTCTGTATATGAATATTGTTGcataataatacattttataatCAGTGTTCTAGTAACATCAGCAtttaaaggtatttttaaatCCATATACTCTTTGTTGTAAAAGCCCGCAAGATACAGCCAAAGTCAATTATCAATTTCTGTCAATTATCACTATTCCTGGGAGTTTTTCTTGAGATTTCTGGCCAACAATGCTTCTCTTGAGCACTTCTGTTGCTTAATTTGGAAAAGAACACACTCACATCCATctataaaacatacacacatactttaATATTAGATTCCGTTTTAAGTTTAGTTAGCCAACATTATAGAGGACCACGCCAGTCACACAGAGCAAGATCAGATATAGTATATCTCAACATAGCTTTTCATTTCCCCAAATTATTAACATATGCAAGCATCTACTTGTGATAACTTTTGTATTGGAGTGCATCAAGCTGAATATAAAAATCTCATCTTTGCTAAAATGTGGTCTTTTCACACTCAAGAATTATACCACAAAGTTAACATCTCTTATGGGAAAATATAAATGTTTTCAATTAAGGGATTGACTAAAAATAGAGGGTGTCAGTATTTTTTCAATGTCTTCAAGTAGAAGCATTTATAGCGATGAAATCTTCACGCAGGATATGAGGTGGCTATCATCTGCTTAGCTTCCCATATGGCTTGCACTATTTATTCtatcaaaaccaaaagcaaaccggttgtcatcaagtcagttctgactcgagGCAACCCCATGTTTTTCAGAGTTCACCTGCACTAAATAGGGTTTTGAATGGTAGTGACCTTttgaggtagattgccaggtcttttttccaaggcacctggaTGAACACAAATCTCCAACCTTCCATTTAGCAGCAGAACATATTAATCCTTTGTACCACCCTATTAGTGACACAAAGATTCATTGAAGcaatattcataatagcccaaaagtgTAAACAACCCAATTGTCCACTaagtgatgaatggataaaaaaaaatatggtatgcAATGGGATACtattcagccatgaaaagaaTGGAGTATTGACTCATGTTAGAATATGGATGAACATTGAAAATAGTATGCTAGAGAAAGAAGTCCAACACAAAAAACTACATAGtgtatgattctatttttatGAAATGTCATGAATAGACAAATTCACAGATTCACAAAGTAGACTATGGTTTCCAggatctggaggggagatgggaagggacAAAGTTAATGGGTAAAGGTTGCTTCCTGGGATGACGAAAAGGTTCTGGACTTAAATGGTTTTAGTCATTGGTCAATCTTGAGGACATGCTAAAAAACCGTAAGTTGTACACTTTAAGGGCATAAATTCCGTAGTATCTAAAACATAGCtcagcataaaaaagaaaaacagagttgTCACTGAAGAGAAATATCACTTCTAAATCAGTAAGTGAATGAGAGTgtttcagaaaggaaaaagaacaatAGGAAAGAGTTGGGAATGATGAATTAGAGGATGTATTTGAGTTTCACCGGATTTCTGATTTGACTGGAGAAGGAGGTATAGATTCAGGTAGCTGAAAAGCACAACACAAAAATAAGTTGCAGTCACTTTCCTGACACTGATTAATTTCGCGACGGAAGTAAAGAATTGAGAGCTTAGCCTTTGCCAAAGTAATTTCAGTATTCACAGgatgttctggattgaattgtatctctcaaaaatatgtgtcaacttggctaggctgtgattcccaggattgtgtggtgtTCCACCAATTTGTGATctaatgtgttgtaaatgctctctatgacattaatgaatCAGAATTagaaacagttatgttaatgaagcaggactcaatctctaGAATTGggttatattttgagtcaatttctttggagatataaaagaaagaatagagcaaagaggagagggatCTCATGTCATCAAGAAGGAAGAGTCAGGAGAAGAGTGTGTTCTTTGTCCCTGGGGTGCCCAAGCTGAAAAACTCCTAAACCCAAGAGAAGGTTGACGaaaaggaccttaccccagagccgagagagacagaaagcatttccctggagttggtgtcttgaatttggacttctagcctcctaaactatgagagaatacatttctgatagttaaagccatccacttgtgatatttctgttactgaagcacaaggtaactaagacaggatcTGGTACtaggagagtggggtgctgctctaacagtgGCGTGCTACAATATGGAAGTGGCTTTGGAattgggtagaggctggaagagttttaaaatgcttaatagttaaagcctagattgccttgaagagactgttggtggaattatgaacAACGTacacaattctggtgaggactcagaaggaagtgaggagaactataATACCAGAGATGGTGCAGACAGTGAGaatcagcagcagagaaatggtgacAGCTGAACCAGGAGGCCAGTGCAAGACAGCAAGGAAGACAACCcgcagagcaagagagctgactgACTTCCAACTGGGGATTACTGGTTCAGTGTGGTGcgtccaggcacttactggtagagctaaagagctttggaacacttccaTGAGTAAGGCAAAGGCTAGGCTGGCCTAAGAGGTTCTGAGAGCCCAAGATGCCAAGGGACCAGGAAACACAAGCTGAAGATAGAAGGAACACAGAAAGCAGAGCTGCTTCTCTCTCAAAGGGTAGGATCATAACCTCTGGGGTCTAATGTGTGGAGCCATggtctctggggtttcaaagggtggccacACCcatctaggtttcaaagagtctgatcttcatcagctCAGTTCTGGAGTATGGGACTGCCTTTCATGAGCACCAGTGGATGGGGTCAGATCCATTGCCCAAAGCTGAGAGGGTGGGACTGCCATGCCCAAGTGGCAGAAGAACGGAGCCTGTGAGGTTCAAGGGggtagggttgccactcagacAAACTAGGAGAATGGAGCTGCCCAAATGTAAGGGAGCAGTTGctttcccagtgggcctggaaggtgagcTCCACCTCTAGGGTCAGGGaactccacccagaatctggaagGAGTGGACGATACCCAGAGCCTAGAGGGGAAGGTCATTACctgaatggtctcagagaacagaggattaatttcaagccttgagagataATTTAATGTGTGCTGCTGACTCGTTTGGTGCTTTTTATCACTTTGTTCCCTTCAATtcctcctatttgtaatggaaatgtctaattTGTGTCTGGTCCActgttgctctttggaaacagataacttgtattctggatttcacagatgagaatatTTTGCCCCAGGATTGACTTTGGATGCGGAAttgatttaaggcttttgggatga is a window of Elephas maximus indicus isolate mEleMax1 chromosome 20, mEleMax1 primary haplotype, whole genome shotgun sequence DNA encoding:
- the LOC126064341 gene encoding olfactory receptor-like protein OLF1; protein product: MELIEENYTLVTEFILLGFPTRPELQIVLFLVFLMLYGVILMGNIGLIMLIRIDSCLQTPMYFFLSNLSFVDLCYSSAIVPKMLANFLSENKSVSYYGCALQFYFSCTFADTESFILAAMAYDRYVAICKLLLYTVLMSRGICVWLIVSSYIGGNMSSLVHTSFAFILKYCDKNVINHFFCDLPPLLKLSCTDTSVNEWLLSMYGSSVEIICFIIIIISYYFIRLSVLKIRPSSGRKKAFSTCASHLTSVAIYQGTLLFIYSRPSSLYSPNTDKIISVFYTIVIPVLNPLIYSLRNKDVKDAAKKALRSKTDSS